Proteins encoded by one window of Girardinichthys multiradiatus isolate DD_20200921_A chromosome 14, DD_fGirMul_XY1, whole genome shotgun sequence:
- the LOC124880501 gene encoding low affinity immunoglobulin gamma Fc region receptor II-b-like — protein MVIRLPTSLRMGWGMMIMMSPPSITSELKIFFHHSLLLLVICFLFQSRINYESFYRHCRMEGTSVHRLLALISLLSCSTNQALTAGLTVSPSRSQFFEEDSVSLSCEEHSSAGWTVRRNTTRETRTQCGDKWGKPAGLTCNIIYIIQGDTGVYWCESREGAASSSINLTVSGGSVILQSPVLSVMEGDDVTLSCQTKTPSNLPAAFIKDGVFIGSESSGHMTLHHVTSSDEGLYKCNISGHGESPSSWISVSEKPPTTAPPVSLDPTPASASSHLWFMLVCHLVVFCPYFISTLLLVSLHQHRAAVRNDPPVAMVMTPPTQAEQGLDDDYDDVTTEHHF, from the exons ATGGTGATAAGGCTGCCCACCAGTCTGAGAATGGGATGGGGGATGATGATTATGATGTCACCACCAAGCATCACTTCTgagctgaaaatattttttcatcacTCTCTGCTACTGCTGGTTATCTGCTTCCTCTTCCAATCCAGAATAAACTATGAGTCGTTCTACAGACA CTGCAGAATGGAGGGAACATCTGTCCACAGGCTGCTGG CTCTGATCTCTCTGCTGAGCTGCTCAACAAACCAAG CGCTCACAGCTGGTCTGACTGTGAGTCCCAGCAGATCTCAGTTCTTTGAAGAAGACTCTGTGTCTCTGAGCTGTGAGGAACACAGCTCTGCTGGATGGACTGTGAGGAGAAACACAACCAGAGAAACCAGAACTCAGTGTGGAGATAAATGGGGGAAACCAGCTGGCTTAACCTGTAACATCATCTACATCATCCAAGGTGATACTGGAGTGTACTGGTGTGAGTCcagagagggagcagccagcagcagcatcaacctcactgtctctg gtggatcagtgatcctGCAGAGTCCTGTCCTCTCTGTGATGGAGGGAGATGACGTCACTCTGAGCTGTCAAACAAAGACTCCCTCCAACCTCCcagctgctttcattaaagatggAGTCTTCATCGGCAGTGAGTCTTCAGGTCATATGACCCTCCACCATGTGACCAGCTCTGATGAAGGCCTCTACAAGTGTAACATCAGTGGTCATGGAGAGTCTCCATCCAGCTGGATCTCTGTCTCAG AAAAACCTCCAACCACAGCTCCACCCGTCTCTCTAGATCCTACCCCTGCCTCAGCTTCTTCTCACCTGTGGTTCATGCTGGTCTGCCACCTGGTGGTCTTCTGTCCATACTTCATCTCCACTCTCCTCCTGGTGTCTTTGCATCAACACAGAGCTGCAG TAAGAAATGACCCgcctgttgccatggtgatgacTCCACCCACCCAGGCTGAGCAGGGATTGGATGATGATTATGATGATGTCACCACAGAGCATCACTTCTGA
- the LOC124880505 gene encoding Fc receptor-like protein 5 — protein MEGTSVHRLLALISLLSCSTNQAGLTVSPSRSQFFKGDSVSLSCEEDNISAGWTVRRNTTRGTRTQCGDGWGKPAGSSCNISSLYKHETGVYWCESREGAASSSIQLTVSGGSVILQSPVLPVMEGDDVTLSCQTKTPSNLPAAFIKDGSLIRTEPTGHMTLHHVTSSDEGLYKCNISGHGESPSSWISVSEKTTTPDPPPATASIFIRLVCHLVVLVPYIISTLLLVSLYRQRTTGKVPPVWKMTSSFHAGQGLDVDYDDAMTTVTTEDYF, from the exons ATGGAGGGAACATCTGTCCACAGGCTGCTGG CTCTGATCTCTCTGCTGAGCTGCTCAACAAACCAAG CTGGTCTGACTGTGAGTCCCAGCAGATCTCAGTTCTTTAAAGGAGACTCTGTGTCTCTGAGCTGTGAGGAGGACAACATCTCTGCTGGATGGACTGTGAGGAGAAACACAACCAGAGGAACCAGAACTCAGTGTGGAGATGGATGGGGGAAACCAGCTGGTTCTTCCTGTAACATCAGCAGCCTCTACAAACATGAAACTGGAGTGTACTGGTGTGAGTCcagagagggagcagccagcagcagcatccagctcactgtctctg gtggatcagtgatcctGCAGAGTCCTGTCCTCCCTGTGATGGAGGGAGATGACGTCACTCTGAGCTGTCAAACAAAGACTCCCTCCAACCTCCcagctgctttcattaaagatggCTCCCTCATCAGGACTGAACCTACAGGTCACATGACCCTCCACCATGTGACCAGCTCTGATGAAGGTCTCTACAAGTGTAACATCAGTGGTCATGGAGAGTCTCCATCCAGCTGGATCTCTGTCTCAG AAAAAACTACAACTCCAGACCCGCCCCCTGCCACCGCCTCCATCTTTATCAGACTGGTCTGCCACCTGGTGGTGTTGGTTCCGTACATCATCTCCACTCTCCTCCTGGTGTCTTTGTATCGCCAGAGGACCACAG GGAAGGTCCCGCCTGTGTGGAAGATGACCTCATCCTTCCACGCTGGGCAGGGATTGGACGTTGACTATGATGATGCCATGACTACTGTGACCACAGAGGATTACTTCTGA
- the LOC124880502 gene encoding Fc receptor-like protein 5 isoform X2: protein MEGTSVHRLLALISLLSCSTNQAGLTVSPSRSQFFKGDSVSLSCEEDNISAGWTVRRNTTKRQSECKDGWGEPDGLTCKMTYMETDDTGVYWCESREGAASSSINLTVSGGSVILQSPVLPVMEGDDVTLSCQTKTPSNLPAAFIKDGSLIRTEPAGHMTLHHVTSSDEGLYKCNISGDGESPSSWISVSASLKARLVFHLVVFTPYFISTLLMVSLYRLRATGSDLSVSTVMTPPSQAEPTLVDDYDDVTTEHHF from the exons ATGGAGGGAACATCTGTCCACAGGCTGCTGG CTCTGATCTCTCTGCTGAGCTGCTCAACAAACCAAG CTGGTCTGACTGTGAGTCCCAGCAGATCTCAGTTCTTTAAAGGAGACTCTGTGTCTCTGAGCTGTGAGGAGGACAACATCTCTGCTGGATGGACTGTGAGGAGAAACACAACCAAACGTCAGTCTGAGTGTAAAGATGGATGGGGAGAACCTGATGGTCTGACCTGTAAGATGACCTACATGGAAACAGATGATACTGGAGTGTACTGGTGTGAGTCcagagagggagcagccagcagcagcatcaacctcactgtctctg gtggatcagtgatcctGCAGAGTCCTGTCCTCCCTGTGATGGAGGGAGATGACGTCACTCTGAGCTGTCAAACAAAGACTCCCTCCAACCTCCcagctgctttcattaaagatggCTCCCTCATCAGGACTGAGCCTgcaggtcacatgaccctcCACCATGTGACCAGCTCTGATGAAGGCCTCTACAAGTGTAACATCAGTGGTGATGGAGAGTCTCCATCCAGCTGGATCTCTGTCTCAG CCTCCCTTAAAGCCAGACTGGTCTTCCACCTGGTGGTGTTCACTCCATACTTCATCTCCACTCTCCTCATGGTGTCTTTATATCGACTCAGAGCAACAG GAAGTGACCTGTCTGTTTCCACGGTGATGACTCCACCCTCCCAGGCTGAGCCGACATTGGTTGATGATTATGATGATGTCACCACAGAGCATCATTTCTga
- the LOC124880504 gene encoding Fc receptor-like protein 5 produces MEERSLLWLISLISLLSCSTNQAGLTVSPSRSQFFQGDSVSLSCEEDNISAGWTVRRNTTKRQSECKDGWGEPAGSSCTISSLYKHDTGVYWCESREGAASSSIQLTVSGGSVILQSPVLPVMEGDDVTLSCQTKTSSNLPADFIKDGSLIRTEPTGHMTLHHVTSSDEGLYKCNIRGHGESPSSWISVSEKPTTTAPPTSVTPAPSFTSLQVRLVCHLVVFCPYCISTLIMVSLHKHRTTGNDLSVSMVMTSPTLAVHGLDDDYDDVTTEHLF; encoded by the exons ATGGAGGAAAGATCTCTACTGTGGCTGATCT CTCTGATCTCTCTGCTGAGCTGCTCAACAAACCAAG CTGGTCTGACTGTGAGTCCCAGCAGATCTCAGTTCTTTCAAGGAGACTCTGTGTCTCTGAGCTGTGAGGAGGACAACATCTCTGCTGGATGGACTGTGAGGAGAAATACAACCAAACGTCAGTCTGAGTGTAAAGATGGGTGGGGAGAACCAGCTGGTTCTTCCTGTACCATCAGCAGCCTCTACAAACATGATACTGGAGTGTACTGGTGTGAGTCcagagagggagcagccagcagcagcatccagctcactgtctctg gtggatcagtgatcctGCAGAGTCCTGTCCTCCCTGTGATGGAGGGAGATGACGTCACTCTGAGCTGTCAAACAAAGACTTCCTCCAACCTCCCAGCTGATTTCATTAAAGATGGCTCCCTCATCAGGACTGAACCTACAGGTCACATGACCCTCCACCATGTGACCAGCTCTGATGAAGGTCTCTACAAGTGTAACATCAGGGGTCATGGAGAGTCTCCATCCAGCTGGATCTCTGTCTCAG AAAAACCTACAACCACAGCTCCCCCCACCTCTGTGACCCCGGCTCCTTCCTTTACCTCCCTCCAGGTCAGGCTGGTCTGCCACCTGGTGGTGTTCTGTCCGTACTGCATCTCCACTCTCATCATGGTGTCCTTACATAAACACAGAACCACAG GAAATGACCTGTCTGTCTCTATGGTGATGACTTCACCCACTTTAGCTGTTCATGGATTGGATGATGATTACGATGATGTCACCACAGAGCATCTCTTCTGA
- the LOC124880502 gene encoding Fc receptor-like protein 5 isoform X1: protein MEGTSVHRLLALISLLSCSTNQAGLTVSPSRSQFFKGDSVSLSCEEDNISAGWTVRRNTTKRQSECKDGWGEPDGLTCKMTYMETDDTGVYWCESREGAASSSINLTVSGGSVILQSPVLPVMEGDDVTLSCQTKTPSNLPAAFIKDGSLIRTEPAGHMTLHHVTSSDEGLYKCNISGDGESPSSWISVSAEKLTAVTPPTKETTASFLPPFSLSASLKARLVFHLVVFTPYFISTLLMVSLYRLRATGSDLSVSTVMTPPSQAEPTLVDDYDDVTTEHHF from the exons ATGGAGGGAACATCTGTCCACAGGCTGCTGG CTCTGATCTCTCTGCTGAGCTGCTCAACAAACCAAG CTGGTCTGACTGTGAGTCCCAGCAGATCTCAGTTCTTTAAAGGAGACTCTGTGTCTCTGAGCTGTGAGGAGGACAACATCTCTGCTGGATGGACTGTGAGGAGAAACACAACCAAACGTCAGTCTGAGTGTAAAGATGGATGGGGAGAACCTGATGGTCTGACCTGTAAGATGACCTACATGGAAACAGATGATACTGGAGTGTACTGGTGTGAGTCcagagagggagcagccagcagcagcatcaacctcactgtctctg gtggatcagtgatcctGCAGAGTCCTGTCCTCCCTGTGATGGAGGGAGATGACGTCACTCTGAGCTGTCAAACAAAGACTCCCTCCAACCTCCcagctgctttcattaaagatggCTCCCTCATCAGGACTGAGCCTgcaggtcacatgaccctcCACCATGTGACCAGCTCTGATGAAGGCCTCTACAAGTGTAACATCAGTGGTGATGGAGAGTCTCCATCCAGCTGGATCTCTGTCTCAG CTGAAAAACTTACAGCCGTAACGCCTCCTACTAAAGAAACCACAGCCTCCTTTCTACCTCCATTCTCTCTGTCAGCCTCCCTTAAAGCCAGACTGGTCTTCCACCTGGTGGTGTTCACTCCATACTTCATCTCCACTCTCCTCATGGTGTCTTTATATCGACTCAGAGCAACAG GAAGTGACCTGTCTGTTTCCACGGTGATGACTCCACCCTCCCAGGCTGAGCCGACATTGGTTGATGATTATGATGATGTCACCACAGAGCATCATTTCTga
- the LOC124880503 gene encoding Fc receptor-like protein 5: MEETSLLWLISLISLLSCSTNQAGLTVSPSRSQFFKEDSVSLSCEEDNISAGWTVRRNTTRGTRTQCGDGWGKPPGFSCNISSLYKHDTGVYWCESREGAASSSIQLTVSGGSVILQSPVLPVMEGDDVTLSCQTKTSSNLPAAFIKDGSLIRTEPTGHMTLHHVTSSDEGLYKCNIRGHGESPSSWISVSEKPTTTAPPTSVTPAPSFTSLQVRLVCHLVVFCPYCISTLIMVSLHKHRTTGNDLSVSMVMTSPTLAVHGLDDDYDDVTTEHLF; encoded by the exons ATGGAGGAAACATCTCTACTGTGGCTGATCT CTCTGATCTCTCTGCTGAGCTGCTCAACAAACCAAG CTGGTCTGACTGTGAGTCCCAGCAGATCTCAGTTCTTTAAAGAAGACTCTGTGTCTCTGAGCTGTGAGGAGGACAACATCTCTGCTGGATGGACTGTGAGGAGAAATACAACCAGAGGAACCAGGACTCAGTGTGGAGATGGATGGGGGAAACCACCTGGTTTTTCCTGTAACATCAGCAGCCTCTACAAACATGATACTGGAGTGTACTGGTGTGAGTCcagagagggagcagccagcagcagcatccagctcactgtctctg gtggatcagtgatcctGCAGAGTCCTGTCCTCCCTGTGATGGAGGGAGATGACGTCACTCTGAGCTGTCAAACAAAGACTTCCTCCAACCTCCcagctgctttcattaaagatggCTCCCTCATCAGGACTGAACCTACAGGTCACATGACCCTCCACCATGTGACCAGCTCTGATGAAGGCCTCTACAAGTGTAACATCAGGGGTCATGGAGAGTCTCCATCCAGCTGGATCTCTGTCTCAG AAAAACCTACAACCACAGCTCCCCCCACCTCTGTGACCCCGGCTCCTTCCTTTACCTCCCTCCAGGTCAGGCTGGTCTGCCACCTGGTGGTGTTCTGTCCGTACTGCATCTCCACTCTCATCATGGTGTCCTTACATAAACACAGAACCACAG GAAATGACCTGTCTGTCTCTATGGTGATGACTTCACCCACTTTAGCTGTTCATGGATTGGATGATGATTACGATGATGTCACCACAGAGCATCTCTTCTGA